The following are encoded together in the Sphaerodactylus townsendi isolate TG3544 linkage group LG14, MPM_Stown_v2.3, whole genome shotgun sequence genome:
- the PDP2 gene encoding pyruvate dehydrogenase [acetyl-transferring]-phosphatase 2, mitochondrial, which produces MSSTVSSWIINSTRSSICALHGKGHLNFRYISSHKKVTRKSLLSKSPFPSAQASIRGSTADVFTSSKAFRHTSTEEEDFSFHLTPTQIDNVLRASELSVAVPEFEGKNPSSVLKFESNQLAANTPSEDRRSAAASLQTRGMMFGVFDGHAGYACAQAVSERLFFYIAISLLPRQRLEEIEFAMESLKPILPILQWYKHPNDRFYQELASLYLEQLRVHWQTLLDMESGFTMEEALVYAFKRLDSDLSLEVQAPLENELIRNVVLQGAFSGSTACVAHIDNVHLHIANTGDCRAVLGVQSKDGSWSALPLTRDHNAFNELEILRLKREHPRSEEDTLFVSNRLLGVLMPSRAFGDVQFKWSQELQQSVLGNRSKAEASSVYGYIPPNYHTPPYLTAEPEVTYHKIRRQDKFLVIASDGLWDMLGNEEVVKLVAEHLLETDRQQMQLTFKKPAKLGYLQNLLLERKAKHARSCDENVATHLIRHAIGSNEYGEIDPERLGAMLTLPDDLARMYRDDITVTVVYFNSDTVGGYYQENK; this is translated from the coding sequence ATGTCTAGCACTGTGTCCTCTTGGATTATAAACTCTACAAGAAGCAGCATCTGCGCTTTGCATGGAAAAGGACATTTGAATTTCAGGTACATTTCAAGCCACAAGAAAGTTACACGGAAGAGCTTGCTTTCCAAAAGTCCTTTTCCCTCTGCACAGGCAAGCATCAGAGGCAGCACAGCTGATGTTTTCACCTCAAGCAAGGCTTTCAGACATAcgtcaacagaagaagaagatttcTCCTTCCATCTGACACCAACACAGATAGATAACGTATTAAGGGCAAGCGAATTGTCCGTTGCAGTACCCGAATTCGAAGGGAAAAACCCCAGTTCAGTTCTGAAATTTGAGAGTAACCAGTTGGCTGCCAACACCCCAAGTGAAGACCGTCGAAgtgcagctgcatccttgcagACCCGGGGGATGATGTTCGGGGTCTTTGATGGCCATGCAGGTTATGCCTGCGCCCAGGCGGTCAGCGAGAGGTTGTTTTTTTATATAGCCATTTCTCTGTTGCCTCGGCAACGGCTGGAGGAAATCGAATTTGCCATGGAGTCCCTGAAGCCTATTCTGCCGATCCTGCAGTGGTACAAGCATCCGAATGACAGGTTCTATCAAGAGTTAGCCTCTTTATATTTGGAACAACTCAGGGTTCATTGGCAGACCTTGCTGGACATGGAATCTGGCTTTACGATGGAAGAAGCCTTGGTGTACGCCTTTAAGAGGCTGGACTCAGACCTGTCGTTGGAAGTCCAGGCTCCCTTAGAAAATGAACTGATAAGGAACGTAGTCCTTCAAGGCGCTTTTTCAGGTTCGACAGCATGCGTGGCTCACATTGATAATGTTCATTTGCACATAGCCAACACTGGAGACTGTAGGGCCGTCCTTGGCGTTCAGAGCAAAGATGGATCGTGGTCCGCCCTCCCTCTTACTCGAGACCACAACGCCTTCAATGAGCTAGAAATCTTAAGGTTAAAAAGGGAGCACCCAAGGTCTGAGGAGGACACCCTCTTCGTGAGCAACAGGCTGCTGGGAGTCCTTATGCCTTCTCGGGCGTTTGGAGATGTCCAGTTCAAGTGGAGTCAGGAGCTGCAGCAAAGCGTGCTGGGAAACAGGAGCAAGGCTGAAGCATCAAGCGTTTATGGATACATACCTCCAAACTACCACACCCCTCCCTATTTAACTGCAGAGCCGGAAGTCACCTACCACAAAATAAGGCGTCAGGACAAATTTTTAGTCATCGCCTCGGACGGTCTGTGGGACATGCTGGGCAACGAAGAGGTGGTCAAGCTCGTTGCGGAACATCTGCTTGAAACGGATAGGCAGCAAATGCAGCTGACTTTTAAAAAGCCAGCCAAGCTGGGTTACCTGCAAAACCTGCTGCTCGAGAGGAAAGCTAAACACGCCCGCTCCTGTGACGAAAACGTGGCCACCCACCTCATCCGGCATGCCATTGGGAGCAATGAGTATGGAGAGATAGATCCAGAGAGGCTTGGAGCCATGTTGACACTTCCCGATGACCTGGCACGCATGTACAGAGATGACATCACGGTTACTGTGGTCTATTTTAATTCCGATACGGTTGGCGGCTACTACCAAGAGAATAAATAA